In the Setaria italica strain Yugu1 chromosome VI, Setaria_italica_v2.0, whole genome shotgun sequence genome, one interval contains:
- the LOC105913533 gene encoding polyubiquitin, which produces MHIFVRSPTGRTIRLRVQPSDTLRTVKAKILEQHRLVFDGEQLDENLTLADYDIQHQSTLDLQEKMQIYVMETLKGKTITLEVDNLDTIDNVKSRIEYTEGFPKGQQCLIFDNKQLDDSSTLADHNIWKESTVLLVLHPFPRGRMQIFAKTLYGTTIPLEVESSDTIDAVKLKIYEKDGTRPKQQRLIFFGRKMEGSRTLADYNIQHQSTIHVVLCLCGC; this is translated from the coding sequence ATGCATATCTTCGTGAGGAGCCCCACCGGCAGAACAATCCGCCTCCGGGTCCAACCATCAGATACCTTGCGTACCGTTAAGGCGAAGATTCTCGAACAGCACCGCCTTGTCTTTGATGGAGAGCAGCTAGATGAAAACCTTACATTGGCTGATTATGACATCCAGCATCAATCCACGCTTGACCTCCAAGAAAAGATGCAAATCTATGTAATGGAGACGCTAAAAGGCAAGACCATCACACTTGAGGTTGACAACTTAGATACTATTGACAACGTGAAGAGCAGGATTGAATATACCGAGGGATTTCCCAAGGGTCAGCAGTGCCTCATCTTCGACAACAAACAGTTGGACGACAGCAGCACCTTGGCGGACCACAACATTTGGAAGGAGTCCACCGTTCTCCTTGTCCTCCACCCATTTCCAAGAGGTAGGATGCAGATCTTTGCGAAGACGCTGTACGGAACAACCATCCCTCTTGAGGTTGAGAGCTCAGATACCATTGATGCTGTCAAGCTGAAGATCTACGAGAAGGATGGCACTCGCCCCAAACAGCAACGCCTCATCTTTTTTGGCAGAAAAATGGAGGGCAGCCGCACCCTGGCAGACTATAACATCCAGCACCAATCTACCATCCATGTGGTGCTCTGCCTTTGCGGTTGTTGA
- the LOC105914674 gene encoding transcription termination factor MTEF18, mitochondrial — MILCNALRTVRRLRWVPRVQLIVEHSEPYRAAHLCATATRYWDVQESSATSICGFTPIGHEYQLRPYSAAPARRGEEKPLDEDEDEEEVVVDKELKRMERSRVFWTAQQTFMEYLHFTRGLPFADAEHISKHSPAFVSKLLDQVKDAIKDPVEGGEEVVFMSKVKKTEVRDQRATKALVRLFRYHPVNEFEPFFESMGLKPGKYDSFLPRDLMFLADDETLLENYHFLCNYGFARTKIGRIYMAAVEFFRSGDNVLPSKLSALEDLGFSKTTVIKLVTSCPVILARDLNAEFKIMQWLDDCGIKRDWIGQFLSVQKSYDWKKMVEIPQFFTELGFDKEGIGKLISQNPDFLLDGSGKVLFRVVTIMLKAGSEKKDLFNLFLDFPDVPASDFARNIQSVILLLADIDVCDEDIKQFVVANASILGSARVKAANSILTNLSVGKRRLWKIIKEDPRQLMKYKLGTKLSRLPSCDRSTDQSLEEKVKFLKGIGFVEGSEDMKKALKSFRGKGDELQDRFDFLVRTGLSPKDVVNMIKIAPHVLNQKIHVLESKISFLLNETAYPLSALVTFPSFLSFTVERTKVRFLMYNWLQERGVVAPNFALATFLACSEKDFIKHYVRKHELGPEVFEKFKREVAETKNMHCTSDD; from the coding sequence ATGATCCTCTGCAACGCATTGAGGACCGTTCGCAGACTCCGGTGGGTTCCTCGGGTTCAGCTCATTGTGGAGCACAGTGAGCCATACCGAGCGGCACATTTGTGTGCAACTGCTACCCGTTATTGGGATGTTCAAGAATCATCAGCTACCTCAATTTGTGGGTTCACACCAATTGGTCATGAGTATCAGTTGCGGCCTTACTCAGCTGCTCCCGCACGCCGTGGGGAGGAGAAACCcttggatgaggatgaggatgaggaggaggtggtggtcgaTAAGGAGCTCAAGCGAATGGAGAGGAGCCGGGTTTTCTGGACTGCACAGCAGACTTTCATGGAGTACCTCCATTTCACACGGGGGCTGCCCTTTGCCGATGCTGAGCATATAAGCAAGCACTCGCCTGCCTTTGTGAGCAAGCTGCTGGACCAGGTGAAGGATGCTATCAAGGACCCTGTGGAGGGGGGTGAGGAGGTGGTGTTCATGTCAAAGGTGAAGAAGACTGAGGTGAGGGATCAGAGGGCCACTAAGGCATTGGTGCGGCTGTTCCGGTACCACCCTGTCAACGAGTTCGAGCCGTTCTTCGAGAGCATGGGCCTCAAGCCAGGCAAGTATGATTCCTTTCTACCTCGGGATCTCATGTTTCTTGCCGATGATGAGACATTGCTGGAGAACTACCACTTTCTTTGTAATTATGGGTTTGCGCGTACTAAGATAGGGAGGATATACATGGCTGCTGTGGAGTTTTTTAGATCTGGTGACAATGTGCTTCCATCTAAGCTAAGTGCTCTTGAGGATCTAGGGTTCAGTAAAACAACTGTGATAAAACTTGTGACCTCTTGCCCTGTCATATTGGCACGTGACCTAAATGCTGAATTCAAGATCATGCAGTGGCTAGATGATTGTGGCATTAAGAGAGACTGGATCGGTCAATTCTTATCTGTGCAGAAGTCATATGATTGGAAAAAGATGGTTGAAATTCCTCAATTTTTCACTGAATTGGGATTTGATAAGGAGGGTATTGGTAAATTGATCAGCCAAAACCCAGATTTCCTGTTGGATGGTTCTGGAAAGGTACTGTTTAGAGTGGTTACCATCATGCTGAAAGCAGGTTCTGAAAAAAAGGATCTATTTAATCTTTTCCTGGACTTCCCAGATGTACCAGCCAGCGATTTCGCGAGGAACATACAGAGTGTTATACTATTGTTAGCTGATATTGATGTATGTGATGAGGATATTAAGCAGTTTGTAGTAGCAAATGCGTCAATCCTTGGTTCTGCTCGAGTGAAGGCGGCCAACAGCATTCTTACAAATCTCAGTGTGGGAAAGAGGCGTTTGTGGAAGATTATAAAGGAGGATCCACGGCAATTGATGAAATACAAATTAGGGACAAAGCTCAGCCGCCTGCCATCTTGTGACAGGAGTACTGACCAATCATTGGAGGAGAAGGTAAAATTTTTGAAAGGCATAGGATTTGTGGAAGGCTCTGAGGATATGAAGAAGGCACTCAAATCTTTCCGTGGTAAGGGTGATGAACTCCAAGATCGGTTTGACTTTTTGGTTAGGACTGGACTTTCGCCAAAGGATGTAGTGAACATGATCAAGATAGCTCCACATGTTTTGAATCAGAAGATACATGTCCTTGAGTCCAAGATATCTTTCCTTTTAAATGAGACAGCTTATCCCCTAAGTGCTCTAGTTACGTTCCCCTCATTCTTGTCATTCACTGTCGAGAGAACCAAAGTTAGGTTTTTAATGTACAATTGGCTGCAAGAAAGGGGGGTGGTTGCTCCCAATTTTGCGCTAGCCACTTTCCTAGCTTGTTCGGAGAAAGATTTTATTAAGCATTATGTAAGAAAACATGAATTGGGTCCAGAGGTCTTTGAGAAGTTCAAGAGGGAGGTGGCTGAAACCAAAAACATGCATTGTACTTCAGATGATTAG